A stretch of the uncultured Cohaesibacter sp. genome encodes the following:
- a CDS encoding EF-hand domain-containing protein yields the protein MKNFTKITLAVALVGGVSATALSIDTASARGWNDRGPQQGQNFMGPRGGFKGGRRGMGQQQRIQQFDLNKDGTLTKQEMTTALEQKITDNDKDGDNAITLDEFKTEWAKQTERMMVRAYQRLDPNGDGKVTLDELQQQSNFMFDRMDRNNDGKIDKADRPQQRMGNRGGRWNGDYGRRGGKRGGRWQQGNWQQGNWQQGPNGPRYGQQFGPQGPQRPPVAQAN from the coding sequence ATGAAAAACTTCACCAAAATCACACTCGCAGTCGCTTTGGTCGGCGGAGTATCCGCAACGGCACTGTCTATTGACACAGCATCTGCACGTGGTTGGAACGACCGCGGCCCGCAGCAGGGTCAGAATTTCATGGGCCCTCGTGGTGGCTTCAAGGGTGGACGCCGTGGCATGGGACAGCAACAGCGCATCCAGCAATTTGATCTCAACAAGGACGGCACGCTGACCAAGCAAGAAATGACCACTGCGCTGGAGCAGAAAATCACCGACAATGACAAAGACGGCGACAACGCCATCACGCTTGACGAATTCAAAACCGAATGGGCCAAACAGACCGAACGGATGATGGTCCGCGCCTATCAGCGCCTCGACCCCAATGGCGATGGCAAAGTGACGCTGGATGAATTGCAGCAGCAGTCCAACTTCATGTTTGACCGCATGGATCGCAACAATGATGGCAAGATCGACAAGGCCGATCGCCCGCAACAGCGCATGGGCAATCGTGGAGGCCGCTGGAATGGCGATTATGGTCGTCGCGGTGGAAAGCGTGGCGGTCGCTGGCAACAGGGCAACTGGCAACAGGGTAACTGGCAGCAGGGTCCCAATGGTCCTCGATATGGCCAGCAGTTTGGTCCTCAGGGCCCACAGCGCCCACCAGTGGCACAGGCCAACTGA
- a CDS encoding response regulator: MEQSAHILVVDDHRDIRELLSKYLSKNGFRVSEADGGVKMRQVLKTASIDLIVLDVMMPGEDGLTLCRYVRENENIPVILLTALGEETDRIVGLEIGADDYVPKPFSPRELLARIKSVLRRSQSMPPEAQRTDEPELLRFDDWVLHVHQRELVSPKGVTVPLSAADYRLLVTFLKRPTMVLSRDQLLDLTSGRTAQIFDRSIDNQVSRLRKKIEEDPKVPKLIKTVRGGGYVFTGKVTGKVSDADLHDIGEEDGH; encoded by the coding sequence ATGGAGCAATCGGCGCATATTCTGGTGGTTGACGATCACCGCGACATTCGCGAACTCTTGTCGAAATATCTCTCCAAGAACGGGTTTCGTGTCTCGGAAGCCGATGGGGGTGTGAAAATGCGGCAGGTCCTGAAGACCGCCTCCATTGACCTTATTGTGCTCGATGTCATGATGCCGGGTGAAGACGGGCTGACGCTGTGCCGATATGTGCGCGAGAATGAGAATATTCCGGTCATATTGCTGACAGCTCTGGGCGAGGAAACCGACCGGATTGTGGGGTTGGAAATCGGCGCGGACGATTATGTGCCCAAACCTTTCAGCCCGCGCGAATTGCTGGCCCGCATCAAATCGGTCTTGCGCCGAAGCCAATCGATGCCGCCCGAGGCGCAGCGCACGGACGAGCCGGAGCTGTTGCGCTTTGATGATTGGGTCTTGCATGTGCATCAGCGAGAGCTGGTCAGCCCGAAGGGTGTGACAGTTCCCCTCAGCGCGGCGGATTATCGCTTGCTGGTCACCTTCCTCAAGCGTCCGACCATGGTTTTGTCACGCGATCAATTGCTCGATTTGACCTCTGGTCGGACCGCTCAGATCTTTGATCGCTCGATTGACAATCAGGTCTCCCGCCTGCGCAAGAAGATTGAAGAGGATCCCAAAGTGCCCAAGCTGATCAAGACCGTGCGCGGTGGCGGGTATGTTTTTACCGGCAAAGTGACCGGCAAGGTATCCGATGCCGATCTGCATGACATCGGCGAGGAGGACGGCCATTGA